In Dendropsophus ebraccatus isolate aDenEbr1 unplaced genomic scaffold, aDenEbr1.pat pat_scaffold_1535_ctg1, whole genome shotgun sequence, the DNA window ATTATGGTGCCGATTcaagctactgtatgttcacaacgtataaacaacggccattatttggcacGCAAAAcactggccattgttttaaaggatgaaactacggccattgttttaaatgaaattgCATTGTAGGCTGGTCTATGGACAACAGccgtgtcaattatttccacggccataCCAAACAACGgaaatacactgtataagcaacaGGGGACTTTGCATTGACCTTCAATGCAACatatttttatgacaagaacgggtGTTGTATTAATTGCAGCTTCCTCCATTAGCATACCTTgtgaatatatataataaatggagAGGGGTTTGAGCAtgactgctgctgctccattcaatgCCTACAGGACAGATGAAGCCAGCCAAGTACTGTACTCCATCCCAATTAACAATTCAGACCCTAACAGGAGTAACAGCAGGCAACGTTACAGTACCTACTTAATAGGgttgaagaaaaagaaaaaaaaaacctcaagagaTGGGTCCATCAAGTTAAACCTAATTCTGTTCTGTGGTGTTTCAGTGCCAAAGGGAATAGCCGCCTTTTAAAgcaaactctgtacccacaatctgacccccccccccccaaccgcttttaCCTttagatagcagcttttaatccaagatcagttctggggtccattcggcaggtgatgcagtattgtcctaaaaaacaacttttaacttgcagccctgtgccaaacgctgtggcctagagtgtgtgtgttcattaggctggcacatcctctctgtcgttcctccccaccctcttcatcattaggaatgtcccaggcagattttctccttttcatcacctgtgtgagcacggcacatgggctggattgttaaggcacctgtgcagtgttaactgcagaggaataagaaaaatagtgccaatggcattcctaatgattaagagggtggggaggagggacagaggggcggtgcaaagttagtgcacagatactattggattaaaaggagctatccaaaggtacatgtggtttggggggagacagattgtgggtacagagtcgctttaaataggaTTATAGTAAGTGACTTACTGATACATACTGCCTACACTGTGGGCCCACTCTTTATAATTCGTCACTCCCTCCACATACCCTTTAAGTAATAATATTATAAAAACTGCATACACTATGAACAGTTTACATAACATAAGACTAAAATGAGGCACCTTAGTAGATAATTATATGGAAAATGTACAAACAGGTACTGAATGTGCAAAGTTACCCGATGTGAGTGGTATCAGCATTTACTTCTAGTAATGCTCACCTGGGCAGGTCATACTGTAGGCACAACACTCTGAAcagcatatggtgtatacagGGCTGCTACTTACCACCTTCGAAACTGCTGAGAAATCCAATGTACAAGGAAACAGGAGAAAACTGGTGGCTTAAAGTAACACAGCCACATTGGGGCTATTTTGCATCAAACCCTGTCTTCTAGATGACAAAGACAATCCATACAGCCTCAAGTTAAAGCAGCTCCAGCATCACCACCCCTCAAAGTCAGTAGCCAATATACATCCACATTGAGGGAATTGCGTTACTTCAGTCAACCAATATTCTCCCATTTCCTTGTCTTAAGGAGACACTGACTACAATAGGATACCTAATGGCTTTTTGGATATGtttattttctataaaatattgCAAAAAAGGTGATGTGTAAGCATTAGTGCTTGAAATTTCTAATCTGATGCCTGCACCTTTgtcaacactatgggggagatttatcaaacatggtgtaaagtgaaactggctcagctgccctagcaaccaatcagattccacctttcatttccaaagagtctgtgtagaatgaaaagtggaatctcattggggctgctaggggcaactgagccagttttacaccatgtttgataaatctccccccttaagcatgctcgagtccgatcagtCGGCATTTGAATAATAGTGGCTGAAGAACttcgatgcagccctaaggttgcctggaaaatgtAGATACTGACAAAGACTGTATCAATGTTTCAGATTTCCtaaggctgcatcaaacttcttcagccaccagtattcaaatgctgactgattggactcgagcatgctcaagttgcgttcATTTCTGCTAGTTTTCTGCCTGTTCACCAAGTTTGCTTTTTAAAAGAACACTAAGCAGATCCCATCCACCAACCAAATCAATAAGCACAAAGATCGACACGTAACTGTCATAATACAAAAGCCACAAAAGCAAATGACTGGTGTACATCTGGATCCATATTTAAAGcgcaactgtcatttcagggccatttttctgaaaaacattaaatatcaacagtacaagcgattttaagaaactctgtaataggtttatgtactaaaagagtttccttctgtagtgaaaaagcaatctcccagcctcccccctcacatcaaatgaagcaggatttctgtctccattatgtggctatggagaggggaggggctgttaggagtgactgagcacggaggatttctgcacagcacaacaccctgcaatcttctctcagtaagttcatagataagcactgacctttctgacacctgaatttagagttttaggtgcccagagagtctacaaacagctgacctatatgtcacctcttcctgctccctcatctccctcagcccctcccctcttcataggcttacaatggagagagcagaacccgtcttcactggcttctctgtaatgaagacgtgtttgcctgataatgcacagataagaagtcagggggggaggctgggagattgcttcttgagtactgaaggaggcttttttggctgatgaaacctattacagagtttcttaaaatcgcttatactactgatttctgcaataaaaaaaaaacatgacagttacgcttttaaCTTGTTTGAAGCTGGAGGTATGACTCTTTGATATATACTTGATGTTCAAATTTCTAATAATTTTTCTATATAAACCAACAGCAAACCATTCATCTTTAAATATTGCCTAAAACATTCCTAGGACTTACCTCAACAAAAAATGAAGTAAGGGCATTTCCAATAATAATGAAGAGCAGTACAAGGCGCCATTGAAATGGAACACAGACCAACTACAAGAACAAAATGTGAATGAAATAGAAGTGTTATAACTTAAAAGTATTACAAAGCATAGTAGCTAGCACATGTAGAACCATCTATAACTCATATGTTATTAATGCATGGCTTACCTCAAAGGCCTTGTCGACAGATTCAATTGGATACAGCATGAAGAAAAATATTAAGGCAAAGAGAGCCAATACAGAGATTATAAAAAGATCTaaaggaagaagaaaagaaataATTAAGGGGTTTCCCTTTACCCATTCCATACaatctatagaaaacttctcaATGTTAAAGATTACAATAATTTAAaaaaggaacctgtcagctgTTTCAGCCAAGACCCTGACTGAATACTGTATTCCTGGCtaaactttaaagagtcactgttgtattttttttttttttttgcaaaaagccttttcccaggtcccccccctccttcctcttttccatccactgcaaaaaatttgaaaattgtgacttgttgcatgagtcaccctgtctgttctagggagaggggaggggggaggagaaaggagggagtgtgccggcagcagaaagcagataacagaggattacaggcaaggagctgggtgacagctgtaatcagagctcagagaggtcagtggtgactgtcaaagGAGATAGAGGTAAGgtaaggtatttgtagattaactctttgttgtcctgttttggtcttttatttagctctctccataggagaacaatgaagacaggggagagcttcaaaaatgcatttttcggctaatgaacccaattacaaagtttcttaaaatcgcctggactattgatttctgcaataaaaaaaaattcacgacagtgacactttaatatcatAATTTTTCATAAATGCTGCAGCTTTTCAGGGTAACTCCAGTGTACTAATGGTATGTTTACATGGCCAAAAGACAAGTCAATTTGAATGCAAAAATCACACCAATTTCAACATCCAAAACACCATTTGTCTCTTACTGAATTAGGtgactatatatttattttgacaAGAAagcatgaaaataaaaatatatttatattgtaagGTCTTTAGAAACCATTGTGCACCAAATGAAAAGATCATTTATGTGAACCTTTTAAAAGTAATGTAGTCAAAGGATTGTACAGAATCACTGGAATCAGTCAATGTAGTCCAAAAAGACGACCAGAGACTGAATGACTTCACGGGCACATGGCAACAAATCTACACATCTTACAATATCTAGAAGGCTATAGTCATAGTAATTATGTCACATGGAGTACAGAAGTTCCAACCATATTATTTCTTGCAACGGCACATTTAAGTTTTAAGCCCCTATTCCGCGGGccaacagtgaggagcaaacgtgcGCTATTAGctcgctgcagtcactattccacgcaacagcagcgagcgggtaagtacgGGAGGGGCCGCAGGAGGCTGtttgggtgatcgctagatcttcctggcagcccatagaggatagcggcggtctgctgctgctgctcctattccatggagcgatggcagcagattgctgctattctagtagtttgtctttcaacgtgtttgaaagacaaacaaagcaacgatcagccgacatgaacgatgttggttgATCGTTGCCAGATATCggacaaatacggacgataattgttccgtggaatagggcctttagtgatcTCATTCTCTAGCTTCAGTTGAACAGAATATAGCTATTTGATTTTCCACGGTATACTTAACATGGTACACTTACAATTTTTGTAGCTAGGCTGGCGAAAGGGTTTTCCTTTTGAGAACACAACTGCCACAATGAGGTATTGGAAGCTGGACACAAAGAAGAGGGTGGTGTTTTCATAGTTTTTGATATTGTGGCTATCATGATGAGTGCTATTTCCAAGATGAGCATCCATGGAGACATTACATGCACTAAAATAGGGGGGAAAAATACAACTTAATATAAAACTAAGTATAAATGATAACAACCATGAACTagttttaaaagggtactctggagagtaaaaattattaaaaacattgttttaatattttattttaatatacatttgtgtcgggaactgcccAAGACTTGGTCTCTTCCCTCTCCACTGTGCAAGCATGTAGGCTGCTCTGCATCAATGGTGATATGCACACCACAGCAGTGATTGAGACAGTCCTGCAGTTCTCGACGCAAACGCTGGTGGAAGCAGAGGCCCGTGTAATTAAAATAGATGTATTAAAAAAGAAATTTTACGCTCCACGGTAGCCCTTTAAACTTGGTTGACTTCAAATTTTACTCACTTGCTGCTGGAGTTCCAGACCTCGTACCAGGGCTCTTGTTTTACAAATGTGAAAGCCATGGTCTGGAATGTCACGCAAATAACGATTTGGGAGAGGACAGAAAAGAGAAGTGGTCCCGAGATGAGACCAGACGGAGGTCTTTGTGCAACCAACTCTTTCCAGGCTGGGTTTAAACTCACTGGAGAAGGTAAAAATCCTTAATCATTGCCACATAAATTTTATTTGCTCCACAAAGGATGGTTATATAAATACAATAAAGCTAGAGACacacacaatttatttatttttgaaaactGAAACTCCGTCCATTTATCCCAAtcaccacccccacacacacatacatacatagcaaAATACCTACTTGTAAACACCACCACCAAGATTATTGCCAGGTCTATGAAAAGAAACTGGGAGTCTCCTAAGTTGCTCAGAATCTAACAGGAAGAAGATAAGTTTTAAAAGATGTTGAAGTGGCTAAGAAGCAACAAAACAGTCACGTTAACTTCAATACACATCGAAACCTACTTGCTTCAGATAATCTATTAGTGTAGAACAGACAGACGAGAGACTAAAGTATTTTTCacacagtgcatatatatatatatatatatgtgtgtgtgtgtgtgtgtttgttttttttgtatggaATCCGACATAAGCAACAAAAT includes these proteins:
- the LOC138775320 gene encoding polyamine-transporting ATPase 13A3-like; its protein translation is MSLNPAWKELVAQRPPSGLISGPLLFSVLSQIVICVTFQTMAFTFVKQEPWYEVWNSSSNACNVSMDAHLGNSTHHDSHNIKNYENTTLFFVSSFQYLIVAVVFSKGKPFRQPSYKNYLFIISVLALFALIFFFMLYPIESVDKAFELVCVPFQWRLVLLFIIIGNALTSFFVENIVLDIILWKLVFNRDKQGEPHMVTHPPQEANDLWAARFCPPCASAKRRLLKPNTCI